One genomic region from Amphiprion ocellaris isolate individual 3 ecotype Okinawa chromosome 20, ASM2253959v1, whole genome shotgun sequence encodes:
- the snx6 gene encoding sorting nexin-6 — protein MMQEGLDDGPDFLSEEDRGPRAVNVDLQTDATLQVDISDALSERDKVKFTVHTKSTLPNFKQNEFSVVRQHEEFIWLHDSFVENEEYAGYIIPPAPPRPDFDASREKLQKLGEGEGSMTKEEFTKMKQELEAEYLAIFKKTVAMHEVFLCRVAAHPVLRKDLNFHVFLEYNQDLSVRGKNKKEKLEDFFKNVVKSADGVLVAGVKDVDDFFEHEKTFLLEYHNRVKDASAKSDRMIRSHKNAADDINRIASSLYTLGTQDSTDLCKFFLKVSELFEKTRKIEARVAADEDLKLADLLKYYLRESQAAKDLLYRRSRALVDYENANKALDKARAKNRDVLQAETSQQLCCHKFEKISESAKQELIDFKTRRVAAFRKNLVELAELELKHAKGNLQLLQSCLGVLKGNT, from the exons ATGATG CAGGAAGGGCTGGACGACGGACCCGACTTCCTCTCCGAGGAGGACCGGGGA CCGCGGGCCGTCAACGTGGATCTGCAGACGGACGCCACGCTGCAGGTCGACATCTCCGACGCCCTCAGCGAGAGAGACAAGGTCAAGTTCACCGTCCACACCAAG AGCACGCTGCCAAACTTCAAGCAGAACGAGTTCTCGGTGGTCCGGCAGCACGAAGAGTTCATCTGGCTGCACGACTCGTTCGTGGAGAACGAGGAATATGCCGGATACATC atCCCTCCGGCTCCTCCCAGACCAGACTTTGATGCGTCCAGAGAGAAGCTGCAGAAGCTGGGGGAGGGGGAGGGCTCCATGACCAAGGAGGAGTTCACCAAGATGAAGCAGGAGCTGGAGGC AGAATACCTGGCCATCTTTAAGAAGACTGTCGCCATGCACGAGGTGTTTCTGTGTCGCGTTGCTGCTCATCCCGTCCTCAGGAAGGACCTCAACTTCCATGTGTTCCTGGAGTACAACCAGGAC CTGAGCGTACGAGGGAAGAACAAGAAGGAGAAACTGGAGGATTTCTTCAAGAACGTGGTGAAGTCTGCAGACGGCGTCCTGGTGGCCGGAGTCaag GACGTGGACGACTTCTTCGAACACGAGAAAACGTTCCTGCTAGAATATCACAACAGAGTCAAAGATGCCTCGGCCAAATCCGACAGAATGATCCGCTCGCACAAAA atgctgctgatgacatcAACAGAATCGCCTCGTCTCTGTACACATTAGGAACGCAGGACTCCACAGACCTCTGCAA ATTCTTCCTCAAAGTGTCGGAGCTGTTTGAGAAAACGAGG AAAATTGAAGCTCGTGTGGCAGCAGATGAAGACCTGAAACTGGCCGATCTGCTGAAATATTACCTGAGAGAGTCTCAGGCTGCAAAG GACCTGCTGTACCGGAGGAGTCGGGCTCTGGTCGACTATGAGAACGCTAACAAGGCTCTGGACAAAGCTCGGGCCAAAAACAGAGACGTCCTGCAGGCCGAGACCAGCCAGCAGCTCTGCTGCCACAAGTTTGAGAAGATCTCCGAGTCGGCCAAGCAGG AGCTCATAGACTTCAAGACGAGACGAGTGGCGGCGTTCAGGAAGAACCTGGTGGAGCTGGCAGAGCTGGAGCTCAAACACGCCAAG GGgaacctccagctgctgcagagctgtCTTGGCGTCCTGAAAGGTAACACTTAA
- the cfl2 gene encoding cofilin-2 encodes MASGVTVNDEVIRVFNDMKVRKSSTQDEVKKRKKAVLFCLSEDRKKIIVEEGKQILVGDIGETVEDPYATFVKLLPPNDCRYGLYDATYETKESKKEDLVFIFWAPENAPLKSKMIYASSKDAIKKKFTGIKHEWQVNGLDDIQDRTTLAEKLGGNVVVSLEGKPL; translated from the exons ATG GCTTCAGGTGTGACAGTGAACGATGAGGTCATCAGGGTGTTCAACGACATGAAGGTGAGGAAGTCGTCGACCCAGGACGaggtgaagaagaggaagaaggcggTTCTGTTCTGCTTGAGCGAGGACCGGAAGAAGATCATCGTGGAGGAGGGGAAGCAGATCCTGGTAGGCGACATCGGAGAGACGGTCGAGGACCCGTATGCCACCTTCGTCAAGCTCCTCCCCCCCAACGACTGCAGATACGGCCTCTACGACGCCACCTATGAGACGAAGGAGTCCAAGAAGGAGGAcctggtcttcatcttctg GGCTCCAGAGAACGCTCCGCTGAAGAGCAAGATGATCTACGCCAGCTCTAAAGACGCCATCAAAAAGAAGTTTACAG GTATCAAACATGAGTGGCAGGTGAACGGGCTGGACGACATCCAGGACCGCACCACGCTGGCTGAGAAGCTGGGCGGGAACGTGGTCGTGTCTCTGGAGGGCAAACCGCTGTGA